Part of the Pseudoalteromonas undina genome, CATAGCCACTGGTATTTTATTACGGGTAGATTTTGAAACGAAGATGGCAACTAAACAGGCCACGTCGGGGGGAGCTAAACGATGAGTAAAAAAATAGTCGTTGTAGCAGGGGGCACAGGTGGACATATTTTCCCGGGGATTGCGGTTGCTGATTATCTCAAACAGCAAGGTTGGCAAGTTAGCTGGATAGGCACTCCTGATAGAATGGAAGCCAGTGTCGTGCCCAAGCACAACATAGAAATTGATTTTATTGATGTAAAAGGCGTGCGAGGTAATGGTTTAAAACGCCTCATTAAAGCGCCATTCATGGTTATTAATGCAATATTGCAGGCGCGTAAAGTATTAAAACAACAACGCCCTGACGTGGTTTTAGCTATGGGCGGCTACGTGACAGGCCCTACGGGTATTGCGGCAAAAAGTCTCGGTATCCCTTTGGTAATTCATGAGCAAAACGCCGTAGCTGGTATGAGCAATAAATGGCTAGCGAAATTTGCGAATCGCGTATTAGCTGCATTTCCAAGTGCTTTTGCCAGTGGTAAAGCTGAGCTGGTGGGTAACCCTGTGCGTCAGAGTGTAGTTGATATACCTAAGCGGGAAATATCAAGTCCAATTAATATGCTTGTAGTGGGTGGCTCACTAGGTGCGCAAGTACTTAACCAAACACTGCCTGAAGCATTTAAGCGCTTAAATGATACCTGTGCCATTAATGTTTGGCACCAAACTGGTAAAGGCCATTTTGCTAGTGTGAGCGAAAGTTACCAGCAGCAACAAATGGGCGATGAACAAGTAACTGTTGCTGAATTTATTGATGATATGGATACCGCTTATAGCTGGGCCGATATTGTGATTTGTCGCGCCGGAGCGCTAACGGTTAGTGAAATTGCTGCAGCAGGTAAAATGGCGGTATTTGTACCGTTTCCACATGCGGTTGATGATCACCAAACAGC contains:
- the murG gene encoding undecaprenyldiphospho-muramoylpentapeptide beta-N-acetylglucosaminyltransferase, giving the protein MSKKIVVVAGGTGGHIFPGIAVADYLKQQGWQVSWIGTPDRMEASVVPKHNIEIDFIDVKGVRGNGLKRLIKAPFMVINAILQARKVLKQQRPDVVLAMGGYVTGPTGIAAKSLGIPLVIHEQNAVAGMSNKWLAKFANRVLAAFPSAFASGKAELVGNPVRQSVVDIPKREISSPINMLVVGGSLGAQVLNQTLPEAFKRLNDTCAINVWHQTGKGHFASVSESYQQQQMGDEQVTVAEFIDDMDTAYSWADIVICRAGALTVSEIAAAGKMAVFVPFPHAVDDHQTANAQYLVMAEGALLMPQGQFNQRSIVELLSPYLAEPLLITKMAAKAKQQAILDATASVAMHCEQVTNKRI